The segment GCCATCTCTGGGCCGTCGGCTACGACGACGTGGAGCAGGCCCGGAAGGTCAGAGACGAGATCACCAAGCTCGGGTGGGACGAGCACTACCTCCTTCTCTCGGACGTCGTAGTCGTGGTACGGCAGTCCGATGGGTCGTTCACGCTCGACCGCGAGCCCGTCCCCACCGGGGAGAACATCCTCGGCTCGGCCGCCGTGGCCTTCATCGTGGGCCTCGTGCTCGCCGCACCCCCGCTCACCGCCGCGGCCGTTGGTGCAGCTCTGGGTCTCGTAGGCAGTGGAGTCGCGGCCACGGTCGGGATCACGGATGACTTCATCCGCGAGGTCGAAGAGATGATGCGGCCCGGGACAGCGGCGCTGTTCGTGTTGGACGACGAAGGCGACATGGACGTGATTCTCCACAACCTACGCGGGCTCGGCGGAACGGTGCTGAAGACGAACGTCGATGTGGAACGGGCGAAACTGATCCAGGCGACGCTCGCCGGAAGCGCGGCGAGCTGAGGGACTCTCGAGGTTCGTGCCACAACCACATCGACGGAGGGGGACAATGTCTAGGCGAATCACGGTTCGGAAGCCTTTGACGAAGGAGAGCCAGCAATCGACCGTCGCCGCCCATCTCTGGGCTATCGGCTACGACGACATGGAGCGGGCGGGTCAGGTCAAAGACGAGATCATACGGCTCGGGTGGGGCGAGTCCTACCTCATCCTCCTGGACGCGGCGGTCGTCGTGAGACATCCCGATGGATCCTTCACGTTGGACCGAGAGCCGTTTCCCGCCGTCCCCAACATCCTCGGTTGCACCGTCGTCGGCTTCGTCGCGGGTCTGGTGCTCGGGACGCCGTTCACCGGCGCCGCCGTCGGAGCGTTGCTGGGCGGCGCAGGAACCGGGGTGTCCGCGGCGGCGGTCGGGATCGGCGACGACTTCGTGCGCGAGATCGAGGGGATGATGAAGCCCGGGACCTCCGCGCTGTTCGTGTTGGACGATCAAGGGGACATGGACGTCGTTCTGCACGGGATCCGGGGGCTCGGCGGGACGGTGCTGAAGACGAACGTCGATGTGGAGCGGGCGAAGCTGATTCAGGCGACCCTGAGCGGGGGGCCTGGAGGTTGAAGACCGAAATGTGA is part of the Candidatus Eisenbacteria bacterium genome and harbors:
- a CDS encoding DUF1269 domain-containing protein, whose product is HLWAVGYDDVEQARKVRDEITKLGWDEHYLLLSDVVVVVRQSDGSFTLDREPVPTGENILGSAAVAFIVGLVLAAPPLTAAAVGAALGLVGSGVAATVGITDDFIREVEEMMRPGTAALFVLDDEGDMDVILHNLRGLGGTVLKTNVDVERAKLIQATLAGSAAS
- a CDS encoding DUF1269 domain-containing protein; this encodes MPQPHRRRGTMSRRITVRKPLTKESQQSTVAAHLWAIGYDDMERAGQVKDEIIRLGWGESYLILLDAAVVVRHPDGSFTLDREPFPAVPNILGCTVVGFVAGLVLGTPFTGAAVGALLGGAGTGVSAAAVGIGDDFVREIEGMMKPGTSALFVLDDQGDMDVVLHGIRGLGGTVLKTNVDVERAKLIQATLSGGPGG